From a single Silene latifolia isolate original U9 population chromosome 6, ASM4854445v1, whole genome shotgun sequence genomic region:
- the LOC141588644 gene encoding uncharacterized protein LOC141588644: MIEGYKPLRDKNDCHIWAFDKSECYTAKTFVDAFYNLKYNGAERKPWFSRLWKGLAPPRHEIILWAILWNKVNTKDRMLKWKEMAWKETMCTFCCEDLETAKHLFLHCRYSWKLWTSICEAWDMAWICPGGIDDAFLIWCDSHFVGFEKRLWDVFFIAIVTIIWELRNEAIFENKTPNWPCIVDKLFLRVGLWCKSWKEGLPYTLEEWLNNWKIFRTWKEKMIGQRTTPRLEF; this comes from the coding sequence ATGATTGAGGGCTACAAACCTTTAAGGGATAAAAATGATTGCCATATCTGGGCTTTTGACAAGTCAGAATGCTACACGGCTAAAACTTTTGTTGATGCCTTCTATAACTTGAAATACAATGGAGCAGAGCGTAAGCCTTGGTTCAGCCGTCTTTGGAAAGGACTTGCACCACCAAGGCATGAGATAATTCTTTGGGCAATACTATGGAATAAGGTGAACACTAAGGATAGGATGCTTAAGTGGAAAGAAATGGCTTGGAAGGAGACGATGTGTACTTTTTGTTGTGAAGATTTGGAGACCGCCAAACACCTGTTTTTGCATTGTAGGTATTCTTGGAAGCTATGGACGAGTATTTGTGAGGCTTGGGATATGGCATGGATTTGTCCCGGTGGGATTGATGATGCTTTTCTGATATGGTGTGACTCTCACTTTGTCGGGTTTGAGAAACGACTTTGGGACGTATTCTTCATTGCTATAGTTACTATTATTTGGGAATTGCGAAATGAAGCGATTTTCGAGAACAAAACTCCTAACTGGCCGTGTATTGTAGACAAGCTGTTTTTAAGAGTTGGGTTGTGGTGCAAATCGTGGAAAGAAGGTTTACCTTATACCTTAGAAGAATGGTTGAACAATTGGAAAATATTTAGAACATGGAAGGAGAAAATGATAGGGCAAAGGACAACTCCGCGACTTGAGTTTTGA
- the LOC141587242 gene encoding protein SPIRAL1-like 5, translating into MSRGGSSGGGQSSLDYLFSSQGGQPVKEPPPSPSKTIDPPYGIDKGEDEIATSNPKQEPNINNYHRANGQNSGNFITNRPSTKVKYVPGGNSSLGYLFGDK; encoded by the exons ATGAGTAGAGGTGGAAGTTCTGGAGGTGGACAAAGCTCTTTAGACTACCTGTTTAGCTCTCAAGGAGGACAGCCGGTTAAGGAACCTCCTCCGTCGCCCTCCAAAACTATCGATCCACCATATGGTATCGACAAAGGCGAAGATGAGATTGCGACATCTAACCCCAAACAAGAACCCAATATCAACAATTATCATAGAGCAAATGGCCAAAACTCGGGGAATTTCATTACT AACCGTCCTTCAACAAAAGTGAAATATGTGCCTGGGGGAAATTCTTCACTTGGGTACTTGTTTGGAGATAAGTGA